The following are encoded in a window of Gramella sp. MT6 genomic DNA:
- a CDS encoding DoxX family membrane protein — protein MTRNVEVSRRSIQLLRVLVSGIFLVAGGNHLLNTTKTVRRLEQASFKGIAYFFGDPEWLVILSGIVMLAAGFLFLIGYKTRWAAIILILILIPITLSVQVGQINTLGPLFKNIAILGALLFFLINDTDKLFKIK, from the coding sequence ATGACGAGAAACGTTGAAGTAAGTCGTCGTTCCATCCAGTTATTGCGAGTCCTGGTAAGCGGAATTTTTCTTGTGGCAGGAGGCAATCATTTGCTCAATACCACCAAAACAGTCCGACGTCTGGAACAGGCCAGTTTTAAAGGTATCGCCTATTTTTTTGGTGATCCGGAATGGCTTGTCATTCTATCTGGAATCGTAATGCTGGCAGCTGGATTTTTATTCTTAATAGGATATAAGACTAGGTGGGCGGCAATCATATTAATACTCATTTTAATACCAATTACACTATCTGTTCAGGTTGGACAGATCAATACACTTGGTCCGCTTTTTAAGAATATAGCGATTCTTGGGGCCCTTTTGTTTTTTCTAATAAATGACACCGATAAACTCTTTAAAATCAAATAA
- a CDS encoding thioredoxin family protein, whose amino-acid sequence MNNLKLTVVFVMLAIGFSSYGQVTKAPEWNAEIQERSFRPGDTITVEFTSEIPEEWYMYSSDFDPNLGPTVTEINFKKDPGFKILGSIKPIGAKRKYDQIFEGDYTYFTNKAIFTQRLLVLEENPVINAVASYQICSDINGQCIPFTSEIQVAGNNQGFQEEQKEAETLRMQPFENEFKSQSKKQKGFSFLLSFFLLSFGAGLAALLTPCVFPMIPMTVSYFTKSNRDRRKGIFEALMYGVSIILIYTLIGTLFSVLFGAAFANFLSTHWIPNLLFFAVFVLFALSFFGVFEIRLPNRLINKMDEKSNRGGVFGIFFMAITLVLVGFSCTGPIVGTILLEAAGGEMLKPLIGMLGFSLAFALPFTLFAIFPNWLRSLPKSGGWLNTVKVSLGFLELALAFKFLSIVDQVYHWDLLSRDLFLILWIAIFSFLGLYLLGKITFPHEEKKNSVSVGRIIAALMVFSFVIYLIPGLLGAPLKPLAGYLPPMSSQEFNLMELSANTPVMSKKEEPDEECGTPKYGNLLELPHGLDGYFDYEQALKCAKKKNKPLFIDFTGHGCVNCREMEASVWSDPKVLRRLKEDYVVVALYVDEKQELPESMWYVSSNDNRIKKTIGSQNLDFMIQKLDANAQPYYTLLDNQGALLNSPKAYDLNVDRFVQFLDEGLKRFKDHQKSD is encoded by the coding sequence ATGAACAATTTAAAGTTAACAGTGGTTTTTGTAATGCTGGCTATCGGGTTTTCATCATATGGCCAGGTTACAAAAGCTCCTGAATGGAATGCTGAAATTCAAGAAAGATCCTTTAGGCCGGGAGATACTATTACGGTAGAATTTACTTCGGAAATTCCTGAGGAATGGTATATGTATTCAAGTGATTTTGATCCAAACCTGGGCCCTACCGTAACCGAGATAAATTTTAAGAAAGATCCCGGATTTAAGATCTTAGGATCTATAAAACCTATTGGTGCAAAAAGGAAATACGATCAAATTTTTGAGGGCGACTATACCTATTTTACGAATAAAGCAATATTCACGCAGAGGTTATTAGTTTTAGAAGAGAACCCGGTTATAAATGCGGTTGCTTCTTACCAGATCTGTTCAGATATAAACGGACAATGTATCCCATTTACCAGTGAAATCCAGGTGGCTGGAAATAATCAAGGTTTTCAAGAAGAACAAAAAGAGGCAGAAACCCTTAGGATGCAGCCGTTCGAAAATGAGTTTAAATCTCAGAGTAAAAAGCAGAAGGGGTTTTCTTTCCTTTTATCATTTTTTCTTTTGTCATTTGGTGCAGGACTGGCAGCTTTATTAACGCCATGTGTATTTCCCATGATCCCTATGACGGTTTCATATTTCACAAAATCAAACCGCGATCGCAGGAAAGGGATATTTGAAGCTTTGATGTATGGTGTTTCAATAATTTTGATTTACACCCTTATTGGGACCTTATTTTCAGTTTTATTTGGAGCTGCTTTTGCAAATTTTCTAAGTACCCATTGGATCCCGAATTTATTGTTCTTTGCGGTATTTGTCCTATTCGCTTTATCATTCTTTGGAGTCTTTGAGATTCGACTACCAAATCGCTTGATAAATAAGATGGATGAGAAATCGAACAGAGGGGGAGTGTTTGGTATTTTTTTTATGGCCATAACCTTAGTGCTGGTTGGATTTAGCTGTACAGGTCCCATTGTAGGGACAATTCTTTTAGAAGCTGCTGGAGGTGAAATGCTAAAGCCTTTGATTGGAATGCTTGGGTTTTCACTAGCCTTTGCTTTACCATTCACGTTGTTTGCTATCTTTCCAAACTGGTTAAGATCATTACCAAAAAGTGGAGGTTGGCTTAATACTGTCAAGGTTTCTCTTGGGTTTCTTGAACTTGCCCTGGCATTTAAGTTTCTGAGTATTGTAGATCAGGTATATCACTGGGATCTATTAAGCCGGGATCTCTTTCTTATTTTATGGATAGCTATTTTTTCTTTTCTGGGACTTTATCTTTTAGGGAAGATCACTTTTCCGCATGAAGAGAAAAAAAATTCAGTTTCAGTAGGAAGAATCATAGCTGCCTTAATGGTATTTAGTTTCGTAATATATCTCATACCCGGCCTGTTAGGAGCTCCTTTAAAACCACTGGCGGGCTACTTGCCTCCTATGAGTTCTCAGGAATTTAACCTCATGGAGCTATCTGCAAATACTCCAGTTATGAGTAAAAAGGAGGAGCCTGATGAGGAATGTGGAACTCCTAAATATGGCAACTTACTTGAACTGCCTCATGGATTAGATGGTTACTTTGATTATGAACAGGCTTTAAAATGTGCTAAAAAGAAGAATAAGCCACTTTTCATAGATTTTACAGGGCATGGATGCGTGAATTGTCGTGAAATGGAAGCAAGCGTATGGTCAGATCCAAAGGTTTTAAGGAGGTTAAAGGAAGACTACGTTGTAGTAGCACTTTACGTAGATGAAAAGCAAGAACTTCCAGAGAGCATGTGGTATGTGAGCTCAAACGATAATCGCATAAAAAAGACGATTGGATCTCAAAATCTGGATTTTATGATCCAGAAACTGGATGCCAATGCTCAGCCTTATTATACTCTTCTTGATAACCAAGGAGCATTGCTAAATTCCCCAAAGGCCTATGACCTTAATGTGGATAGATTTGTACAATTTCTAGATGAGGGTTTAAAAAGATTTAAGGATCATCAAAAATCAGATTAG
- a CDS encoding TlpA disulfide reductase family protein, protein MMNKNKKDIKRGWIQYAVFAIIALTLYATGLHTEVIGFAQRGLLMTGLMNPDVKEEKIIARIESDDSTSLETFRKDPKANFNMNLKNEKGEIISLSELKGKVIFLNFWATWCPPCVAEMPSIDQLHEKMGGEIAFVMLSMDQDFNKAISFNKRKGYDLPIYQLAGPLPDMYRSSAIPTTFVIDADGNLALTHKGMADYNTDEFKDFLKSLK, encoded by the coding sequence ATGATGAATAAGAATAAAAAAGATATAAAGCGCGGCTGGATACAGTATGCTGTGTTTGCAATAATTGCTTTGACATTATATGCTACCGGTTTACACACAGAGGTTATAGGGTTTGCCCAAAGAGGACTGCTTATGACCGGTTTGATGAATCCTGATGTAAAGGAGGAAAAGATTATAGCCAGAATAGAAAGTGATGATTCCACATCTTTGGAGACGTTCAGGAAAGACCCAAAAGCTAATTTCAATATGAACCTAAAGAATGAAAAAGGGGAGATCATTTCTCTATCAGAATTAAAAGGGAAGGTTATTTTTTTAAATTTCTGGGCTACCTGGTGTCCTCCTTGTGTTGCAGAAATGCCTTCCATAGACCAGCTCCACGAAAAAATGGGGGGTGAAATTGCTTTCGTCATGTTGTCTATGGACCAGGATTTTAATAAAGCTATTTCATTTAATAAACGAAAGGGTTATGATTTACCAATCTACCAACTGGCAGGACCTTTACCAGATATGTATCGGTCTTCAGCAATTCCTACCACCTTCGTGATAGATGCCGATGGGAACCTGGCCCTAACTCACAAAGGAATGGCCGACTATAATACGGATGAGTTCAAAGACTTCCTGAAAAGCTTGAAATAG
- a CDS encoding efflux RND transporter periplasmic adaptor subunit — protein MRIIKIILASTAILLASCGENNKQVSEEKNNTAQAPTAKDVMLTQQQFEALDMKIDTLTSKLMSGFVEANGHLEVPPQSEATVTPVIGGNISSIKVIEGAEVERGSVLAYLSHPDIIKVQIDYVNTANRLKFLEKDYARQKRLYEEGVGSGETFQKVEYELEGARAHLNGMKAQLRQLHINPEQIKNGDIQQQVPVLSPIKGAVQAVNIKTGQFVQSQTNMFEIINTDDVHVDLMVFEKDVPKVKKGQKVFFSTSSQPGKEMVAEILSISKNFEQDPKALHVHAEIDNRSGQLVPGMYVKGRIVIEDNKTLSFPEGAIAKNGDRFYIFSAEREGEQWSFKPVEITTGVTENKWTTVNFMEKVPENMKYAFNNAYYLMAELNKGEGGHNH, from the coding sequence ATGAGAATTATAAAGATCATATTAGCAAGTACAGCCATTCTCCTGGCTTCCTGTGGAGAAAACAATAAACAGGTTTCCGAAGAAAAAAATAATACAGCTCAGGCACCTACTGCGAAAGATGTAATGCTCACCCAGCAGCAATTTGAAGCTCTGGATATGAAAATTGATACGCTGACTTCTAAGCTTATGAGCGGATTTGTTGAGGCAAACGGACACCTGGAGGTACCGCCTCAGAGTGAAGCTACGGTAACTCCGGTAATTGGCGGGAATATCAGTTCCATAAAAGTGATCGAGGGTGCTGAAGTTGAACGCGGGAGTGTGCTGGCTTATCTAAGTCATCCCGATATCATCAAAGTTCAGATCGATTATGTAAACACGGCAAACAGACTGAAATTCCTTGAAAAGGATTATGCCAGGCAGAAAAGGCTATATGAAGAGGGCGTAGGTTCTGGCGAAACCTTTCAGAAAGTAGAATATGAACTGGAAGGTGCCAGGGCACATTTAAACGGTATGAAAGCTCAGTTAAGGCAGCTTCATATTAATCCAGAACAGATTAAAAATGGAGATATTCAACAGCAGGTACCTGTTCTAAGCCCAATAAAAGGAGCTGTGCAGGCGGTGAATATAAAAACGGGGCAATTTGTGCAATCCCAAACAAATATGTTTGAAATTATTAATACAGACGATGTGCATGTAGATTTGATGGTTTTTGAGAAAGATGTTCCGAAGGTGAAAAAAGGTCAGAAAGTATTTTTTAGCACCTCTTCGCAGCCGGGAAAAGAGATGGTTGCAGAGATACTTTCTATTAGCAAGAATTTTGAACAGGATCCCAAAGCGCTGCACGTGCATGCTGAAATTGACAACCGGTCTGGCCAATTGGTGCCAGGGATGTATGTAAAAGGTAGAATTGTTATAGAAGATAATAAGACATTATCATTTCCTGAAGGCGCGATCGCTAAGAATGGCGATAGGTTTTATATTTTTTCCGCAGAAAGGGAAGGTGAACAATGGAGTTTTAAACCAGTTGAAATCACCACCGGAGTTACTGAAAATAAATGGACCACTGTGAACTTTATGGAAAAGGTGCCTGAGAATATGAAATATGCTTTTAACAATGCCTATTATCTTATGGCCGAATTGAATAAAGGCGAGGGAGGACATAATCACTAA
- a CDS encoding sulfur reduction protein DsrE translates to MKFIFYISILLMLTIFSTTKVNGQTHQNLPNNYVVLNKKVPQLKPILITAKKLKEEDGENFGKFEIIFCGKEIADITDPSKIEKFIHEADRLGVQLVACGFSLNKFKVDHTSVPAGIKIVENGILYNFQLQKMGFLSLSL, encoded by the coding sequence ATGAAATTCATTTTTTATATCAGCATTTTATTAATGCTTACCATCTTCAGTACCACAAAGGTGAACGGACAAACTCACCAAAATCTACCAAATAACTATGTGGTTCTTAATAAAAAGGTCCCTCAATTGAAACCCATTTTGATTACCGCCAAAAAGTTGAAAGAGGAGGACGGAGAAAATTTCGGCAAATTTGAAATAATCTTCTGTGGGAAAGAAATTGCCGATATTACCGATCCTTCAAAAATTGAAAAATTCATTCACGAAGCTGATAGGTTAGGAGTTCAGCTTGTCGCCTGTGGATTCTCTCTTAACAAATTTAAAGTAGATCATACATCTGTTCCTGCAGGCATCAAAATAGTAGAGAACGGAATTCTTTACAATTTTCAATTACAGAAAATGGGCTTTTTAAGTTTAAGCCTTTAG
- a CDS encoding OprO/OprP family phosphate-selective porin: MNKALIPSDKIELLKNIDITFDMRAEFQAYMFRGGDNYYNGLQFENGFTALGISAKINDRLSFRFRNRFNNTADVQSLDRLGSNIELAYINYKASPKLDLVIGKMFAYYGGYEYEFSALEILEYNDIYGNALAYVTGAGIKYNPVEDHQFGFQVLNSRTVHYDDLYGDSAAEGIEEPDWPVAVVGNWRGSFFDGKLQTIYSASHSIEVKDKGTTFFTLGHKYENNNLTLMYDFRYSYEEIDTKGVVTGIIGDGNVAGNASYIENWLRAEYRFSPRFKGLLTLMTNGAIGDFETGNERLRTSYGWIPTLYYSPFDKVDFRFYIAYIGRYYDYSDYALENFDVSSYNKNEFRIGIITPLLLL, translated from the coding sequence TTGAATAAAGCTCTAATCCCATCTGATAAAATTGAACTCCTAAAAAATATCGATATCACTTTTGATATGCGGGCAGAGTTTCAGGCTTACATGTTTAGAGGTGGTGATAATTATTACAACGGATTGCAGTTTGAAAATGGATTTACAGCTCTCGGAATTTCAGCAAAAATTAATGACAGATTAAGTTTTCGCTTTAGAAACAGGTTTAATAATACTGCTGATGTGCAAAGCCTGGATCGCCTGGGAAGTAATATTGAATTGGCATATATCAACTATAAAGCAAGTCCAAAACTTGACCTGGTAATAGGAAAAATGTTCGCTTATTATGGAGGTTATGAATACGAGTTCAGTGCTTTGGAAATTCTTGAGTATAATGATATTTATGGAAATGCTCTGGCTTATGTTACCGGTGCAGGTATTAAATATAACCCGGTGGAGGATCATCAATTTGGTTTCCAGGTTTTAAATTCACGTACCGTACATTATGATGACCTTTACGGAGACTCGGCGGCAGAAGGAATTGAGGAACCAGATTGGCCGGTAGCGGTAGTTGGAAACTGGCGGGGAAGCTTTTTTGACGGAAAGCTCCAAACGATCTATAGTGCCAGTCATTCTATAGAGGTGAAAGACAAGGGAACCACTTTCTTTACTTTAGGACACAAGTATGAGAATAACAATTTGACATTGATGTATGATTTTCGGTATAGCTATGAAGAAATTGACACTAAAGGTGTAGTCACTGGAATAATCGGTGATGGGAATGTTGCAGGAAATGCATCCTATATAGAGAACTGGTTAAGGGCAGAATATCGATTTAGTCCCAGGTTCAAAGGATTACTCACCTTAATGACCAATGGTGCTATAGGTGATTTCGAAACCGGGAATGAGCGTCTAAGAACTAGTTATGGTTGGATCCCAACCTTATATTATAGCCCTTTCGACAAAGTAGACTTCCGCTTTTATATTGCCTATATAGGCCGATATTATGATTATTCAGATTATGCTTTAGAAAATTTCGATGTTTCAAGTTATAATAAAAATGAATTTAGGATCGGTATAATTACGCCCCTGTTGCTATTATAA
- a CDS encoding cation transporter yields MKKSIFEISKMDCPSEENLIRVKLDGHSNIQNLDFDIPNRKLTVFHTGEIDQIEKSLLNLNLGSKKIITEQTDQTDFNENSNQKKLLWSVLVINFAFFIIEMTTGLISKSMGLVADSLDMLADSFVYGISLFAVGGSVIRKKKIAKLAGYFQILLAVIGFAEVLRRFFGNEKLPDFSTMIIISILALIANGICLYLLQKSKSKKEAHMKASMIFTSNDVIINLGVIVAALLVNWLKSGKPDLIIGTIVFILVIQGAVRILKLGK; encoded by the coding sequence ATGAAAAAATCAATTTTCGAAATTTCAAAGATGGATTGCCCTTCCGAAGAAAATCTAATACGGGTAAAATTAGATGGCCATTCGAATATCCAGAATCTTGATTTTGATATTCCCAATAGAAAACTAACGGTTTTTCACACTGGAGAAATAGATCAAATAGAGAAATCGCTCCTGAATTTGAACCTGGGAAGTAAAAAGATTATTACAGAACAGACCGACCAAACAGATTTTAATGAAAACTCGAATCAAAAGAAACTCCTCTGGTCTGTACTGGTTATAAATTTTGCGTTTTTCATCATTGAAATGACTACTGGCTTAATTTCAAAATCAATGGGATTGGTTGCGGACAGTTTAGATATGTTAGCCGATTCATTTGTTTATGGGATAAGTCTTTTTGCAGTAGGTGGATCTGTAATTAGAAAGAAGAAAATCGCAAAATTAGCCGGATATTTTCAAATCCTTCTCGCCGTAATTGGGTTTGCAGAAGTTCTGAGAAGGTTCTTTGGCAACGAAAAACTTCCAGATTTCTCCACCATGATTATCATTTCGATCCTTGCTTTAATTGCAAATGGAATTTGCCTTTACCTCTTACAGAAATCCAAGAGCAAAAAAGAAGCCCACATGAAGGCAAGTATGATCTTCACTTCTAATGACGTAATTATAAATTTAGGAGTTATCGTAGCCGCACTACTTGTAAACTGGTTGAAATCAGGCAAACCAGACCTGATTATTGGAACTATAGTTTTTATCCTGGTGATTCAGGGGGCTGTAAGAATATTGAAATTAGGTAAATAA